GACATTGACCTAGCTGCGTGGGTGCTAGAACTTTCAGAAAGCCTTAACACTCATAGCGCAAACATAAAAGTAGATAAAACCAACTACAATGGTCGCAAAGCCGTACAGTCTATCTTTGACAGCGAGATTGAGGGCTTTAAAAATAAGTTGGCCGTCACCTCTTTTATCAAAAACTCCTGTCAGTACATCATCGCCCTAACCGCTCTGTCTTCAAATTTTGACCAAGACCTTCCTGAATACCAAAAGTTTTTACAAGGCTTCAAAGCATGGTAGCCGTGGGCTTTAAAAACTCTTTAGTGATCTTAGGTGGACTCGCAGAAGTTCTAAAAGATTCTATCGTTGAGTTTAAAAAACGCCGCCCCAGCCTTGAAGACATCAGCACACAGATTATCAATGTTGGTGTAGAGTCCCTCCCCCTGATTGTAATCACCGCTATCAGCTCTGGTTTTGTAATGACCTTACAATTTGGGTTAGGAATTGAAAAGTATGGGGGCAAACCCTATGTTCCTAAAGTGATGGCTCTTGCGACTTTTTTAGAACTGGCCCCCGTGTTCACCGCCTTAATGTGTTCCGCACGCGTAGGCGCTGGTATGGCCTCAGAAATCGGGTCCATGAAAGTCACACAACAGATTGATGCGATTCGAGCTTTAGGCGCATCACCTTACCAGAAGATCTATTTACCTCGAATCATCGCCTGCCTGGTTACCTTTCCCGTTCTTACAGTTATTATGGCCCTCCTTGCACTCGTTGCGACCTCCGTTATTGCTTATGCTGAACTTAATCTAGGCTTTTTATTCACCTACCAAAAGATTGTCACTACAGTATCGTCTTGGGAGTTTTTCTGTACCGCTATTAAACCTTTTGGTTTTGCATTAAGTGTGGCTCTTCCCGCCTGTTATTTTGGTATGAATGTCACCGATGGAACTAAGGGCGTGGGACGCGCCACAACCATGGCTGTGGTTACAGGATCTATGCTGATCTTTATTATTGATTATATTATGACTAAAATTTATTGGCTTTTATATCCCTATGGTGGCTAGAGCATGAGTAGCACCAATGACGTCATCTTAGAAGTAAAACACCTCAAGAAAAGCTTTCGCGAACATGTTGTTCATAGAGACATCTCCTTTAAACTTCGCAAAGGCGAGTGCCTCGGGCTACTGGGGGGCTCTGGTACAGGAAAGAGCGTGATCTTAAGAGCCCTTATTGGTCTTGAAAAGATAGACTCTGGCAAGATCATTTTAAAGGGCACAGAGATCCAAGACTACAACGAAGATCAATGGCTTGAAGCCCGCAAACAGGTCTCTTATGTCTTTCAAAACGGAGCCCTTTTTGATTCCCTCACGGTCTATGAAAATTTGGCCTTTCCTCTAAGACAGCACTCTCGCCTGCCAGAATCTGAAATCGCTTCACGCATCAGTAAGGTGTTATCGCAACTGGGATTAAATAACACAGAATCTCTTTACCCTTCAGAGCTATCTGGAGGAATGCAAAAGCGTGTGGGACTTTTACGAAGCATCATCATGGACCCTGAAATCATTCTTTTTGATGAACCCACCGCAGGCCTAGACCCCTTTAACACCTTAAATATTCAAAAGACGATCAAAAAGATGAAGTCCTTGGGATTCACCTCCATCTTTGTGTCTCACGATATGCCCACAGCCACAGAGGTGTGTGACAGGATCCTTTTGCTTAAACAGGGACGCATTGTTGAAGAGGCTTTGCCTGAAGACATTGAAGCTTCGACAAGCAGTTTAAGAAAATTCATGCAAGGAACTTTGAAACTTTAAACACATAACTTAAGTGCAACAGGTGACACTATGAATGACAAACAAAAACTGAAAGCAGGAATCTTTATTGTGATTGGGGTAGTGATCTTTATCTTTGGATTCACCGCCATCATGAGCGATGAGTCTATGCTGAGTCGTAAAAATACCTACCACACATACCTTAAAGACACTCAAGGGATCATGTTTGGCTCTGTGGTTTCGTTTTCTGGGATCAATGTCGGAAACGTCCACGACATCGAATATATACCTGAAAAAGAAACCATCAAGATGACCCTTAAGATTTCTAAGAAATACGAAAACCTCATCACAGACACCAGTCTTGTACAACTGAAAACCCAAGGGGCTCTAGGTGACCGCTTCGTGTACATCAAGGCAGGTGGAAGCGGTAAGGTGATTCCCAACCACGGCGAAATCCCCATGGATCAACGTCCTGATCTTTTGGACCAAATTGGCAGTAAGCTTTCAGACCTAGAACAGTTTTCTTTAACACTTAAAAAGATTGATGCCATCATCACGAACTTTGGTGAAGGTGTAAATTTTGAAGAGATGGGCAAAAACTTTAACTCAGCCATTAAAAGCTTTGCTGGGGCCAGTGAGACCATTAAAAACCAAGCTCAAATTAAGCCCACGCTAGATCGCTTGAATGCCTCTCTAGATGCCATCAATTCTAAGAAAGGCACTCTTGGCCAATTGATTTATGATCCGACACTGCATAAAAAGATCATGAGCTTTTTAGGCGAAGACCCTGATGATGACTATTTAAAATCTTTAATGAGAAAAAGTATTGAGGCCACAGAAACTTCAAGAGCGAAGTAGTTTAGAAATATACTGCCGCTCTTTTTCACCCACACTATCCAAAAATCCTTTGTTCTGTGTCCATACCACCTTGGTCACCCATTTAATACCAAGATGCTGGTTCACTTTTTCTAAAACATTATTGGAAATAAAATAATAATGCTGGACCCCCGAGGCCGAAGAGCACCAGATGTATAGCGTGCCTCGGATGTACTTTACAGGAAAGGTGCGTTCCGAAAGGGCCTGCCCCACCACTGTGGGCCAATTCTGAATCAGGCTCCAACGCTTGTATTCATTAGCCACAGACTGAGACGCAGAATCAGGCACTGCTCCACCCTCTTTAAAGAGTTTCTGTAAGACATCTGCTGCCGATTTTAATTGAGGTCGTTTTTTCTTTTCCACCAGGCGATATTTTACCCTTTCTTAGCTCCACAGGCTAACAGCTCCTTACGCGGGCTCAAGACTTAACGCAGTTTTAAGGTTGAACTTTTAAGCATTTAGACCTATCAACACACTATGTCTTTAAATACGTCCCCCATTCATGTTGTCGGAGCTGGCTTGGCTGGCAGCGAGTGCGCCTTTCAACTGGCAGAACTCGGCTACCAAGTTCGTCTGTACGAAATGAAGGCTCATAAAAAAAGCCCCGCCCATAAAACTCAAAACTTTGCGGAGCTGGTCTGTTCTAATTCTTTTGGGAGCACGACTGACTACTCGGCCTCGGGTCAATTGAAGTGGGAGGCCAAAAACTTAAACAGCCTGATCCTTAAGGCGGCCTTAGACGCTGCTGTGCCAGCAGGAATGGCTCTCGGCGTGGATCGAGATGTCTTTTCTCAAAGCATTACGACGGCTATTAGAAATCACCCCAACATCACCTGCGTGGACCAAGTCATTCAAGATGTGAACGAACTGGATGGTCTTCGCATTATTGCCACGGGTCCGCTGACCGACAGTGCCTTGGCACAAAGCTTGGCTGCACATTTTGATGCAGGATCTTTATATTTTTACGATGCCATAGCTCCCATTATAGAAACAGATTCAATTGATATGGACATTTGCTGGAAGGCCGACCGCTGGGGTAAAGTTGGGGGTAGTCTCGTGGACAATAAAACCCAAAATGCAAACAACGACCACGATCCATGTGAGAACGCTGACAGTCGTGATGAAAGCAAGAGTAACAAGAACAACTGTCCTACAGCCGACAACACAAATAGTGGGGGCGATTATATCAATTGTCCCCTCAACAAAGAACAATACTACGCCTTGATTCAGGCAATTAAAGCCGCACGCAAGGTGGAGGCCAAAGAGTTTGAAAAGACTCCTTACTTTGAAAACTGTATGCCCATCGAAGAGATTGTCGCCCGTGGTGATGAGACTTTGCGTTTTGGCCCTTTGAGCTTTAAAGGATTGCCCTACCCTAAAACAGGTCGCAACTGCTACGCAGTGGTTCAACTTAGACAAGACAATTTACAAGGCACAGCTTACAACATGGTGGGATTCCAAACCAAAATGGCGTATGCAGATCAAAAGGAAGTCTTTCGCATGATTCCAGGTTTAGAAAACGCCTCTTTTGTTAAATTGGGGAGTATCCATCGCAACATGTACATCAACTCTCCACGTTTACTGAATCCCAATCTGTCTTCTAAAAAAGATCCCAATTTATTTTTTGCAGGCCAGATCACTGGCGTTGAGGGGTATTTTGATTCGACGTGCATTGGGCTTCTTGTGTCACGCTTTGTCGATCAAAAACTTCGGGGGCAAAACCTGAACCCTCCCCCACGCACCTCAGCCCTTGGCTCTCTATTAAACTTCCTGCAAGAACCCAAAGATAATTTTCAACCCATGAACATCAATTTC
This is a stretch of genomic DNA from Pseudobdellovibrionaceae bacterium. It encodes these proteins:
- a CDS encoding ATP-binding cassette domain-containing protein, which codes for MSSTNDVILEVKHLKKSFREHVVHRDISFKLRKGECLGLLGGSGTGKSVILRALIGLEKIDSGKIILKGTEIQDYNEDQWLEARKQVSYVFQNGALFDSLTVYENLAFPLRQHSRLPESEIASRISKVLSQLGLNNTESLYPSELSGGMQKRVGLLRSIIMDPEIILFDEPTAGLDPFNTLNIQKTIKKMKSLGFTSIFVSHDMPTATEVCDRILLLKQGRIVEEALPEDIEASTSSLRKFMQGTLKL
- the trmFO gene encoding methylenetetrahydrofolate--tRNA-(uracil(54)-C(5))-methyltransferase (FADH(2)-oxidizing) TrmFO codes for the protein MSLNTSPIHVVGAGLAGSECAFQLAELGYQVRLYEMKAHKKSPAHKTQNFAELVCSNSFGSTTDYSASGQLKWEAKNLNSLILKAALDAAVPAGMALGVDRDVFSQSITTAIRNHPNITCVDQVIQDVNELDGLRIIATGPLTDSALAQSLAAHFDAGSLYFYDAIAPIIETDSIDMDICWKADRWGKVGGSLVDNKTQNANNDHDPCENADSRDESKSNKNNCPTADNTNSGGDYINCPLNKEQYYALIQAIKAARKVEAKEFEKTPYFENCMPIEEIVARGDETLRFGPLSFKGLPYPKTGRNCYAVVQLRQDNLQGTAYNMVGFQTKMAYADQKEVFRMIPGLENASFVKLGSIHRNMYINSPRLLNPNLSSKKDPNLFFAGQITGVEGYFDSTCIGLLVSRFVDQKLRGQNLNPPPRTSALGSLLNFLQEPKDNFQPMNINFSLLPKLDESILGKMKKSERKRAKKDKQLAIAKTDFLNWITQTQHQQKTMA
- a CDS encoding DUF721 domain-containing protein, whose translation is MEKKKRPQLKSAADVLQKLFKEGGAVPDSASQSVANEYKRWSLIQNWPTVVGQALSERTFPVKYIRGTLYIWCSSASGVQHYYFISNNVLEKVNQHLGIKWVTKVVWTQNKGFLDSVGEKERQYISKLLRS
- a CDS encoding MlaD family protein gives rise to the protein MNDKQKLKAGIFIVIGVVIFIFGFTAIMSDESMLSRKNTYHTYLKDTQGIMFGSVVSFSGINVGNVHDIEYIPEKETIKMTLKISKKYENLITDTSLVQLKTQGALGDRFVYIKAGGSGKVIPNHGEIPMDQRPDLLDQIGSKLSDLEQFSLTLKKIDAIITNFGEGVNFEEMGKNFNSAIKSFAGASETIKNQAQIKPTLDRLNASLDAINSKKGTLGQLIYDPTLHKKIMSFLGEDPDDDYLKSLMRKSIEATETSRAK
- a CDS encoding ABC transporter permease gives rise to the protein MVAVGFKNSLVILGGLAEVLKDSIVEFKKRRPSLEDISTQIINVGVESLPLIVITAISSGFVMTLQFGLGIEKYGGKPYVPKVMALATFLELAPVFTALMCSARVGAGMASEIGSMKVTQQIDAIRALGASPYQKIYLPRIIACLVTFPVLTVIMALLALVATSVIAYAELNLGFLFTYQKIVTTVSSWEFFCTAIKPFGFALSVALPACYFGMNVTDGTKGVGRATTMAVVTGSMLIFIIDYIMTKIYWLLYPYGG